In a single window of the Plasmodium cynomolgi strain B DNA, chromosome 6, whole genome shotgun sequence genome:
- a CDS encoding hypothetical protein (putative): MGKFSDLAIFYLVFLLNFCLYKKGVQGYGVANGATPNFRSGASNNDHGEQRTKTLNRSNGTHHNVGTLARRYHGAVLGSTGASNLGNSLIRGNADGGSGTTGGTTTTSSDRSPTPSSESSGSLTGTLARFFINAIIKPTVNLVVATEQPQAQEPVPTPQSPSVTPPREAESNTLIDNKKLKLERDQEAQKSVNDVQEEVQDENYDDGDDNRVDEDTDEGTGEGIDDNTDEDADEEIVYRYDSEEEAKINMEEQGFNSLVNDETIHMIHFQEYTDVEEGKEKVEELVQYMTNSFKENEQLVDTLNDFSDDIIMYLQK; this comes from the exons ATGGGGAAATTTTCAGaccttgccattttttacttggtcttccttttaaatttttgccTCTACAAAAAGGGCGTCCAAGGTTACGGTGTGGCCAATGGGGCAACGCCCAATTTTAGGAGTGGCGCCTCGAATAATGATCACGGTGAACAGAGGACAAAGACGTTAAACAGAAGCAACGGAACTCATCATAACGTCGGCACCCTCGCTAGGCGTTATCACGGGGCAGTGCTGGGCTCGACGGGGGCATCCAACTTGGGAAATTCACTCATAAGGGGGAACGCCGATGGAGGGTCTGGTACCACAGGAGGGACTACTACCACGAGTAGTGATAGAAGTCCTACACCCAGTTCGGAGAGTAGCGGCTCGTTAACCGGAACGCTGGCGCGGTTCTTTATAAACGCTATAATTAAGCCAACCGTAAACTTGGTCGTAG CGACGGAACAACCGCAGGCACAAGAACCAGTACCAACTCCCCAATCCCCCAGTGTAACCCCTCCGCGAGAAGCAGAATCCAACACCCTGATTGACAATAAAAAACTCAAGCTAGAACGTGACCAGGAAGCGCAAAAATCGGTGAATGACGTGCAGGAAGAGGTTCAGGACGAAAATTACGATGATGGCGACGATAACCGTGTGGACGAGGACACAGACGAGGGCACTGGCGAGGGCATTGACGACAACACTGACGAAGATGCCGATGAAGAAATTGTATATCGATATGAcagtgaagaagaagcaaaaataaacatggAGGAACAAGGATTTAATTCCTTAGTGAATGATGAAACTATACACATGATTCATTTTCAAGAATATACAGACGTTgaggaggggaaagaaaaagttgaAGAGTTGGTTCAGTACATGACAAATTCGTTCAAGGAAAATGAGCAGCTTGTGGATACGCTTAACGATTTCTCAGATGatataattatgtatttGCAGAAATGA
- a CDS encoding hypothetical protein (putative), with translation PTMRNLSCVTFYLALLVLSSRESGILCSESGVNTSTNLRNGYTINSTQEGGDYTQLNDAIYDDQDFPNRGEDLQEVIKEVQGVGREEENINEPSTSFPKEKKGNIRGGSVHSGDGVEAHGENEWIENDMNMMWGTGRSANISMDHGEQGDQGWQSSWSTPWDAAEQEASKSEERSEEQSVEEVEKAEEQVPQNASSVWEQNDEEGGERVRWEYEEEGVPTPNNVHESLKVNPLLFDQVNVNDEDVLPRAENVEGESPSNEWAEKDITQEGGDRTRENEEDVQEREQNVQEGREEVQENEEDVRKVEENAENVEENARNVEESVKPESQQQEVPEDVQEQVEEQAKEVEEPEEQQQMPELEEELAEVAEEEKPHEQEIIEEQVQEILEELQNVAEEEQMPEREEEQVQEVIEELQKLAEDEQMPEREEEQVQEVIEEQVPEPEEENVHEVIEELQEMIEEQVPEPVEEQAREVIEELQNVAEEEKPHEQEILEELQNVAEEEKPQEQEEQVQEIIEEQMQEVLEELQNVAEEEKPQEQEEQVQEIIEEQMQEVIEELQNVAEKEHPAEQSEEQPREDGAEEPREEYGEEESDESSGESFFQGIHFREYIDIRSIKNSAGNMMRNMFSIFGGDNGLVGMFKDLAGNFSKNDENIDENVDENVDENVE, from the coding sequence ccCACCATGAGAAACCTCTCGTGTGTTACGTTCTACTTGGCCCTTTTGGTTTTATCTTCGCGGGAAAGCGGCATTTTATGTAGTGAAAGTGGGGTAAATACAAGCACCAACCTGAGGAATGGATACACAATTAATAGCACACAGGAAGGGGGAGACTACACACAGCTGAATGATGCCATCTATGACGATCAAGATTTTCCAAATAGAGGGGAGGACCTGCAAGAAGTAATTAAGGAAGTACAAGGTGTTGgtagagaagaagaaaatattaacgAGCCTAGTACTTCCTTtccgaaagaaaaaaaaggaaatataagAGGAGGTTCTGTACATTCAGGTGATGGCGTAGAAGCACATGGGGAAAATGAATGGATAGAAAATGACATGAATATGATGTGGGGTACTGGACGATCGGCCAATATTTCGATGGACCATGGAGAACAAGGTGACCAGGGATGGCAGTCCAGCTGGTCCACTCCATGGGATGCGGCGGAACAGGAGGCAAGCAAATCGGAAGAACGATCGGAAGAACAGTCGGTAGAGGAAGTGGAAAAGGCTGAGGAACAAGTGCCGCAAAACGCATCTTCAGTGTGGGAACAAAATGAtgaggaaggaggagaaagggTTAGATGGGAATACGAAGAAGAGGGGGTGCCTACACCGAATAATGTACACGAATCTTTGAAGGTGAATCCTCTTTTATTTGACCAAGTTAATGTTAACGATGAGGATGTGTTGCCACGTGCAGAAAATGTAGAAGGGGAGAGCCCTTCCAACGAATGGGCAGAGAAGGACATCACGCAGGAGGGTGGAGATAGAACTcgagaaaatgaagaggacgTGCAggaaagggaacaaaatgtGCAAGAAGGTAGAGAGGAAGTccaagaaaatgaagaggacgTGCGAAAAGTTGAAGAGAACGCAGAAAATGTTGAAGAGAACGCACGAAACGTTGAAGAGAGCGTAAAACCGGAGAGTCAGCAACAGGAAGTGCCAGAAGATGTGCAGGAGCAGGTAGAAGAGCAGGCaaaagaagtggaagaaccAGAAGAACAGCAACAAATGCCTGAATTGGAAGAAGAGCTAGCGGAAGTAGCGGAAGAAGAGAAGCCACACGAACAGGAGATCATCGAAGAACAAGTGCAGGAGATCCTCGAAGAGCTGCAGAATGTAGCGGAAGAAGAGCAAATGCCGGAAAGGGAGGAAGAACAAGTGCAGGAGGTGATCGAAGAGCTGCAAAAATTAGCGGAAGATGAGCAAATGCCGGAACGGGAGGAAGAACAAGTGCAAGAGGTGATCGAAGAGCAAGTGCCCGAAccggaggaagaaaatgtgcATGAGGTAATTGAAGAGCTGCAGGAGATGATCGAAGAGCAAGTGCCCGAACCGGTGGAAGAACAAGCGCGAGAGGTGATCGAAGAGCTGCAGAATGTAGCGGAAGAAGAGAAGCCACACGAACAGGAGATCCTCGAAGAGCTGCAGAATGTAGCGGAAGAAGAGAAGCCACAAGAACAGGAAGAACAAGTGCAGGAAATCATCGAAGAGCAAATGCAAGAGGTGCTCGAAGAGCTGCAGAATGTAGCGGAAGAAGAGAAGCCACAAGAACAGGAAGAACAAGTGCAGGAAATCATCGAAGAGCAAATGCAAGAGGTGATCGAAGAGCTGCAGAATGTAGCGGAAAAAGAACATCCAGCAGAACAGTCTGAGGAACAGCCACGAGAGGATGGAGCGGAGGAACCACGGGAGGAATACGGGGAAGAGGAGTCCGATGAATCGTCTGGCGAAAGCTTTTTTCAAGGGATACACTTTCGAGAATATATAGATATTAGAAGTATTAAAAACAGTGCCGGAAATATGATGAGAAATATGTTCAGCATATTTGGTGGAGACAATGGGCTTGTGGGTATGTTCAAGGATTTAGCGGggaatttttccaaaaacgACGAGAATATTGACGAGAATGTTGACGAAAATGTAGACGAAAATGTGGAATga
- a CDS encoding hypothetical protein (putative) codes for MQNKKPNEWSGDSPVCIIKIKGKTNVPKEQNFHCGNNNAQLCLCKTILTRSPFEEAKMKKLLSVVLYFFILHKHLDAKSGNLRTSDAKNEQVEKKNFSNGWVPYYLPQKGQTTPIALLAALPEKTIFRKSDNMRKDMKEEEEEEEEGGEENVSSLIQSGEENDGDFQFRLQIVEGAEDSTDTELEGEGSSPADAVHMEVPTGEVDNLEKGEALLEQVEVHTAEHAAELVAEPVEEEPMEEEPVAAPVDEEPQAADDENGEAPEEAQSLPVQEADEVSVEEGQEGTPSVAEQTVDESVPSEPEDVAVPSEPADAAVPNEPEDAAVPSQPVDESVPSEPADAALPEPNESNGSEVDTEEEESGKENFYHLEEDEEEEEEEEEFEDDYDNVMHKINEHEGETPSNDGPKNLNRADIITMLAVRNMLSALNYDYAVMDFLTGFNPDVISSIYVF; via the exons ATGCAAAACAAGAAACCGAACGAATGGAGCGGCGACTCCCCTGTgtgcattattaaaattaagggaaaaac CAACGTCCCCAAAGAGCAAAACTTCCACTGCGGGAACAACAACGCACAATTGTGTTTGTGTAAGACC ATTCTCACccgttccccttttgaagaagcaaaaatgaagaaactcCTAAGCGTTGTGCTTTACTTTTTCATCCTACACAAACACTTAGATGCAAAAAGTGGAAATCTGAGAACCAGTGATgccaaaaatgaacaagttgaaaaaaaaaatttttcgaaTGGATGGGTCCCTTACTATTTACCCCAAAAAGGACAGACTACACCAATTGCTCTCTTGGCTGCTCTTCCAGAGAAAACGATTTTTAGAAAATCAGACAACATGAGAAAGGACatgaaagaagaagaagaggaagaagaagaaggaggtgAGGAAAATGTGAGTAGTTTAATCCAATCGGGTGAAGAGAACGATGGAGATTTTCAATTTAGGCTTCAAATAGTGGAAGGTGCAGAAGACTCGACAGACACGGAGCTGGAGGGGGAAGGGTCCTCACCAGCTGATGCTGTGCACATGGAAGTGCCAACTGGTGAGGTGGACAATTTggagaagggggaagcacTGCTCGAACAAGTTGAGGTGCATACAGCTGAACATGCAGCGGAATTAGTAGCAGAACCGGTGGAAGAAGAACCGATGGAAGAAGAACCCGTGGCTGCCCCCGTTGATGAGGAACCTCAAGCCGCAGACGatgaaaatggagaagcgCCAGAGGAAGCACAATCTCTGCCGGTGCAAGAAGCCGACGAAGTGTCAGTTGAAGAGGGGCAAGAAGGGACACCTTCGGTGGCTGAGCAGACCGTAGATGAGAGTGTGCCTAGCGAGCCTGAAGATGTAGCTGTGCCTAGCGAGCCTGCAGATGCAGCTGTGCCTAACGAACCTGAAGATGCAGCTGTGCCTAGCCAGCCAGTAGATGAGAGTGTGCCTAGCGAGCCCGCAGACGCAGCTTTGCCTGAGCCCAACGAAAGCAATGGCAGCGAAGTCGACAccgaggaagaagaaagcggaaaagaaaatttttaccatttagaggaagatgaggaggaagaagaggaagaggaagaattcGAAGATGACTATGACAACGTaatgcacaaaataaatgagcaCGAAGGAGAGACTCCTTCGAATGATGGTCCAAAGAATTTGAACAGAGCAGATATAATAACCATGCTTGCCGTGCGAAACATGTTAAGTGCGTTAAACTATGACTACGCAGTTATGGATTTCCTCACAGGTTTTAATCCTGACGTGATTAGTTCGATCTACGTGTTTTGA
- a CDS encoding hypothetical protein (putative), protein MKSLLNVALYLLVLNLCICLINAKEEKNNPSAPLDVALEKSNLRYRNQGSKNVGKKKAAKLTTQDSNSKKGSADINKTQSVNKGENGIPDFNDKDMSTIDEGYLGPNVPNEGNQSLSNEDTKVKPEKVTDKKEKGERKKGGRKINSGQTNPKSETQVNNNNAGTGKKKVSKKGESNKNEKSKQEANATPEQGVTMPVEGKQVQQEVAQVDVNGLNEVGSSGKSINKEKNESENSNPQVTGPAASLPTVRPIQQGERTTQWNIKRVDAPGYSNGVESVKGSEPTTTSDLEHKSETSYISQGNPKPEQVKEGKSGNVKNETSKEEKKLPYGKEDEEESKQNGASQDGNKKDGFSKKDIVKLFHENMDFSSLVENFKINEKLQKMSDELVTFAAKAYDGFLVFVKKVKLFTNEIVNIMQNF, encoded by the exons atgaaaagcctCCTGAATGTCGCCCTGTATCTGCTCGTGCTTAATTTATGTATCTGCCTCATAAAcgcgaaggaggaaaaaaataacccaaGTGCACCCCTTGACGTGGCACTGGAAAAATCAAATCTGAGGTACCGCAATCAGGGCAGCAAAAAtgtaggaaaaaagaaagcagcCAAATTGACCACTCAAGACAGTAACTCCAAAAAGGGGTCAGCGGATATTAACAAAACGCAGAGTGTtaacaaaggagaaaatggcATCCCCGATTTTAATGACAAGGATATGAGCACCATTGATGAGGGTTACCTAGGGCCCAATGTTCCCAATGAGGGTAATCAGAGCCTATCGAACGAAGACACGAAAGTAAAACCCGAAAAAGTAAcagataaaaaggaaaagggagaacgaaaaaaggggggaagaaaaatcaaTAGTGGTCAAACGAATCCAAAAAGTGAGACACAGgtaaataataacaatgCCGGgacggggaagaagaaggtttccaaaaaaggagaatctaacaaaaatgaaaagagtaAACAAGAAGCAAATGCAACACCAGAACAGGGTGTAACCATGCCGGTAGAGGGAAAGCAGGTAC AACAGGAGGTAGCACAGGTTGATGTGAATGGTCTCAATGAAGTAGGCTCTTCGGGCAAGTCCAtcaataaagaaaaaaacgaatcagAAAATTCAAACCCACAAGTAACCGGTCCAGCTGCTTCTCTTCCAACGGTGAGGCCAATTCAACAGGGGGAAAGAACCACCCAGTGGAACATCAAAAGGGTAGATGCACCAGGCTACTCGAATGGTGTAGAATCCGTGAAAGGATCGGAACCGACAACCACGTCGGATCTTGAACACAAATCGGAAACTTCGTACATTTCGCAGGGAAATCCCAAACCGGAACAAgtaaaagaaggaaaaagtggaaatgtgaaaaatgagacatcgaaggaggaaaaaaaattgccatatgggaaagaagacgaagaagaatcaaaacaaaatggagctAGCCAagatggaaataaaaaggatggCTTCTCAAAAAAAGACATAGTAAAACTCTTTCATGAGAATATGGACTTTTCGTCTTTAgtagaaaattttaagatTAACGAgaagttacaaaaaatgtcTGACGAGTTGGTAACTTTTGCGGCCAAAGCATATGATGGCTTTCTCGTGTTCGTCAAGAAAGTGAAGTTGTTCACGAACGAGATCGTGAACATTATGCAAAACTTTTGA